One part of the Mariniblastus fucicola genome encodes these proteins:
- a CDS encoding amidohydrolase family protein, with product MLKKTYFLAAVAVATLATISNVQAQKPLAFKGAKIITMAGETIENGTIVFRDGKISDVGTDIKVPVEARVIDASDKVIMPGFVEAHTSSGMSQANETNPVVPYVSVIDSIDPMNSYFRSARRNGVTTVRVVPGNSTLIGGQAAVIKTGGEFIDDMVLKSDAGVKISLRPVSGSRMGHLAKLRKALDQAKRKLDKKNKAKEEEKKEGKDKDAKKKPGDKKKRVKKKEADKKEDKKEGDKEEKKKEEDKDEKKSEDKKAEKKDDDKKPEEVESELDKAMFAILSGELPVMIYCDKAMDVGQAMRLIKEYNFKASLILGRECYKAAKQVAAADLPVVLDSQLVFFEEDPRTKEETKVILPKVFRDNEVKFVFQVGRGGGTTLGSTYFWYQAATAVKYGMPVEEALAALTTLPAEFLGVDEFVGSIEKGKDADIIVLSGEPLSVDTWVDMTVVNGEIVYEKEKDEQLKLLLNGETE from the coding sequence GTGCTCAAAAAGACATACTTTCTGGCCGCCGTTGCCGTGGCGACATTGGCAACGATATCGAACGTGCAAGCGCAGAAACCTCTTGCGTTTAAAGGTGCCAAAATCATCACGATGGCTGGCGAGACCATCGAAAACGGCACGATCGTTTTCCGTGATGGCAAAATCTCCGACGTCGGAACCGACATCAAAGTTCCTGTCGAAGCTCGCGTCATCGACGCCAGTGACAAAGTCATCATGCCGGGTTTCGTCGAAGCTCATACTTCTTCAGGCATGAGTCAGGCTAACGAAACGAACCCGGTTGTGCCCTACGTTTCGGTGATTGATTCGATCGACCCCATGAACTCATACTTTCGTTCTGCACGCCGAAACGGTGTGACGACCGTCCGAGTGGTTCCCGGGAACTCGACATTGATCGGCGGTCAGGCTGCCGTGATCAAAACCGGTGGCGAATTCATCGATGACATGGTGCTCAAGTCCGACGCTGGCGTAAAGATTTCGTTGCGTCCGGTCAGCGGCAGTCGCATGGGTCACCTTGCCAAGCTTCGCAAAGCACTCGATCAGGCCAAACGGAAGCTGGACAAAAAGAACAAGGCCAAGGAAGAGGAAAAGAAGGAAGGCAAAGACAAGGACGCGAAGAAGAAGCCCGGCGACAAAAAGAAACGCGTCAAGAAAAAGGAAGCTGACAAGAAGGAAGACAAAAAAGAAGGCGACAAGGAGGAGAAGAAGAAAGAAGAAGACAAGGACGAGAAGAAATCTGAAGACAAAAAGGCCGAGAAGAAGGACGACGACAAGAAGCCCGAAGAAGTCGAATCGGAACTCGACAAGGCGATGTTCGCCATCCTTTCGGGCGAGCTTCCTGTGATGATCTATTGCGACAAGGCGATGGATGTCGGCCAAGCGATGCGATTGATCAAGGAGTACAACTTCAAAGCTTCACTGATCCTCGGTCGCGAATGCTACAAGGCCGCCAAGCAGGTCGCCGCCGCGGACTTGCCTGTCGTGCTCGATTCGCAGCTTGTGTTCTTCGAAGAAGACCCTCGCACGAAAGAGGAAACAAAAGTCATCCTTCCGAAAGTGTTCCGCGACAACGAAGTCAAGTTCGTCTTTCAGGTCGGACGTGGCGGCGGCACAACGCTTGGAAGCACTTACTTCTGGTATCAGGCGGCAACAGCCGTTAAATACGGTATGCCCGTCGAAGAAGCCCTGGCAGCACTCACAACTCTGCCGGCAGAATTCCTCGGCGTTGACGAGTTCGTTGGCTCGATCGAAAAAGGCAAAGACGCCGACATCATCGTGCTTTCCGGTGAACCGCTGAGCGTTGACACATGGGTCGACATGACCGTCGTCAACGGAGAGATCGTGTACGAAAAAGAAAAAGACGAACAGCTGAAACTGTTGCTCAATGGCGAAACGGAGTAA
- a CDS encoding amidohydrolase family protein, whose amino-acid sequence MKLVPNSLVFGLLFAIAIGSTFSNVVAQQSKTDVYFADQIWPGDGEPIENGAMVVVDGIITAIGPRDEVSIPGVAKQHDFGSQILIPGLVLPQTSLGGNQTEERTITPQVRALDGFDFFADRDTLIESGITTVQVSPARVRLMPGVGGVVKLAGDDINDRILQEKESLQIVLTSASRQPPRIYEPAVGPVSEDRPLMATRPQVATLSASMAALRQIFKAAAAGENGDEIIEAVAEIIESKKPVRIAASTAPEIRGAVSLAKEFGVKVILTDCEGLEAFEGVFADWKDSVAGVVLTANVPGSISNPTLEQIESKKEPWTFARELLDAGIPVSIAPRQSTSLTSSMFVAGQFMRDGLSHSELLSALTHSSAAMMGVDDQVGSLAEGKHADFVVLSGKPFAMHSRVRSTYVGGEALFERSMSPATTVVSAGRVYIGDGKYLDNGQVVVKGHTVRGVGNSVSAPAEANIRQFKDAVIVPGFVDMGTGLGLGGPLSGSTTLATKLGEQLYGDDPAIEYARQNGITTALLSGGGGNATPVVAFKLGNDARVIGDPVAIKFVLSGTTTAAIASAEKQLAAGKKYVDSWKKYEKDLAEYKEKLKAEAAKPKPKPEAKKDEKKSDSKEADSKKDADKKDSEKDKPKPEEKKETDKDKDKEDEKKKKKPLPDPITGTWEGEIDVERIPPEFRVFSLELELAEDGTVTGTIAMMRQEVELSNGSYDRDSRKLSMTMERRGQEVEISSELDADGAFEGTMELGRMGEVKVTAKRTVDKSKKPEPEEDDKDEEEEKKDKPEKKDKPSEGDKDKEKPADKDKKETEKKSDAKDADKKDEKAAEKKEEKKPALKEPKKPKKNDALEPYKALFAKEIPALVETRELFTIKEAAKLFTEKYGVRTVIVGADALAREPDALADYDVSVIAGPKLSIAVPKQLEATNLPQLLANERLSFAFQSSGTTGSGQLPGAIQYSVSRGLSTNDALNGLTSAPAKMLSDKMTFGSIAAGNDADLVVLSGPPFEFSTQILAVMIDGVWVYEREATDSE is encoded by the coding sequence ATGAAACTTGTTCCAAACAGTTTGGTCTTCGGCCTCTTGTTTGCCATCGCGATCGGTTCGACCTTTTCGAACGTCGTCGCACAGCAATCAAAGACGGATGTCTACTTTGCTGACCAGATCTGGCCTGGCGATGGTGAGCCGATTGAGAACGGAGCCATGGTTGTCGTTGATGGAATCATCACTGCGATCGGCCCACGCGATGAAGTCTCGATTCCCGGCGTTGCGAAGCAACACGATTTTGGATCACAGATCCTGATTCCCGGCCTGGTCCTTCCGCAAACCAGCCTTGGTGGAAACCAAACCGAAGAGCGAACCATCACGCCGCAAGTTCGTGCACTCGATGGATTCGACTTCTTTGCCGATCGCGACACGCTGATCGAGAGCGGCATTACGACGGTACAAGTCTCTCCGGCACGCGTTCGTCTGATGCCTGGTGTTGGAGGAGTCGTCAAACTTGCCGGCGATGACATTAACGATCGAATCTTGCAGGAAAAAGAAAGCCTGCAGATCGTTTTGACTTCGGCGTCCCGGCAGCCTCCTCGAATTTACGAACCCGCCGTCGGTCCGGTTTCCGAAGATCGACCGCTTATGGCGACTCGTCCTCAAGTCGCCACGCTTTCGGCCTCGATGGCGGCTCTGCGTCAGATCTTCAAAGCGGCTGCCGCTGGAGAAAACGGCGACGAAATCATCGAAGCCGTTGCTGAAATCATTGAGTCAAAGAAACCTGTTCGTATCGCGGCCTCAACGGCGCCAGAAATTCGCGGCGCGGTTTCGTTAGCCAAAGAGTTTGGCGTCAAAGTCATCCTGACCGATTGCGAAGGCCTGGAAGCTTTCGAAGGCGTGTTCGCCGATTGGAAAGACTCGGTTGCCGGTGTCGTCCTGACAGCGAACGTTCCCGGATCGATTTCGAATCCAACGCTTGAGCAAATTGAATCGAAAAAGGAGCCATGGACTTTCGCACGTGAGTTGCTCGACGCGGGAATTCCGGTTTCAATCGCACCACGACAGTCGACATCGCTGACGTCATCCATGTTCGTCGCTGGCCAGTTTATGCGTGATGGTTTGAGCCATTCGGAATTGCTGTCGGCGTTGACGCACTCTTCGGCGGCCATGATGGGAGTCGACGATCAGGTTGGTTCGCTGGCCGAAGGAAAACACGCGGACTTCGTCGTGCTTTCCGGCAAACCTTTCGCGATGCATTCTCGAGTCCGATCAACCTACGTCGGCGGTGAAGCGCTTTTCGAACGCAGCATGTCGCCGGCCACAACCGTTGTTTCTGCGGGACGAGTTTACATCGGGGACGGCAAATATCTGGACAACGGACAGGTCGTCGTCAAAGGTCACACCGTTCGCGGCGTTGGCAATAGCGTTTCGGCGCCTGCAGAAGCCAACATCCGCCAATTCAAAGACGCCGTGATCGTTCCAGGGTTCGTCGACATGGGAACGGGACTCGGGCTCGGCGGTCCGCTTTCCGGCAGCACGACTCTGGCGACCAAGCTTGGCGAACAACTCTACGGCGACGATCCTGCGATCGAATACGCTCGGCAAAACGGAATCACAACCGCTCTGCTTTCCGGCGGCGGTGGCAATGCGACTCCGGTCGTTGCGTTCAAGCTTGGCAACGACGCTCGCGTGATCGGCGATCCGGTTGCGATCAAGTTCGTTCTCTCTGGCACGACGACGGCGGCTATTGCGTCGGCTGAAAAACAACTTGCGGCGGGCAAAAAGTATGTCGACTCTTGGAAAAAGTACGAGAAGGATTTGGCTGAGTACAAAGAGAAACTAAAAGCCGAAGCCGCCAAGCCGAAACCGAAACCAGAAGCCAAGAAGGACGAGAAGAAATCGGATTCCAAGGAAGCGGATTCGAAAAAGGATGCCGACAAAAAGGATTCTGAGAAGGACAAACCCAAACCGGAAGAGAAAAAAGAGACTGACAAGGATAAAGACAAGGAAGACGAAAAGAAAAAGAAGAAGCCTCTGCCCGATCCGATCACCGGAACGTGGGAAGGCGAGATCGACGTCGAACGGATTCCGCCTGAGTTCCGTGTCTTTTCGCTCGAGCTGGAACTCGCTGAAGACGGAACCGTCACCGGCACGATCGCGATGATGCGTCAGGAAGTGGAACTCTCGAACGGCTCCTATGATCGGGACTCCAGAAAACTTTCCATGACCATGGAACGGCGTGGCCAGGAAGTTGAAATCAGCAGCGAACTCGATGCCGACGGAGCATTCGAAGGCACGATGGAGTTGGGCCGCATGGGCGAAGTCAAAGTGACCGCCAAGCGAACGGTCGACAAAAGCAAAAAGCCTGAACCGGAAGAAGACGACAAGGACGAAGAGGAAGAGAAAAAGGACAAGCCGGAAAAGAAAGATAAACCTTCCGAAGGCGACAAGGATAAAGAGAAACCGGCGGACAAAGACAAAAAGGAAACTGAAAAGAAGTCTGACGCCAAAGATGCGGACAAGAAAGACGAAAAGGCTGCTGAGAAGAAGGAAGAGAAAAAGCCTGCTCTGAAGGAGCCGAAAAAGCCAAAGAAGAACGACGCGTTGGAACCTTACAAGGCTCTGTTCGCGAAAGAGATTCCGGCTCTGGTCGAAACACGTGAACTGTTCACGATCAAAGAGGCCGCGAAACTGTTCACCGAAAAATACGGTGTCCGCACGGTCATCGTCGGCGCCGACGCACTGGCTCGCGAGCCTGACGCACTGGCTGACTACGACGTTTCCGTCATCGCCGGCCCCAAGCTTTCCATCGCGGTTCCGAAACAACTCGAAGCCACCAACTTGCCACAGCTTTTGGCCAACGAGCGATTGTCTTTCGCCTTTCAGTCTTCGGGCACAACGGGCTCGGGACAACTCCCGGGAGCAATTCAGTATTCCGTCAGTCGCGGACTGTCGACCAACGATGCACTCAACGGTTTGACTTCCGCGCCAGCGAAAATGCTTTCGGACAAGATGACTTTCGGCTCGATCGCTGCTGGCAACGACGCGGACCTGGTGGTTCTCAGCGGACCGCCATTTGAGTTTTCGACCCAAATCCTCGCCGTGATGATCGATGGCGTTTGGGTATACGAACGCGAAGCGACTGACAGCGAGTAG
- a CDS encoding amidohydrolase family protein, which yields MIPNYLKKILTASLLCLATVSLAVADDSDGKDADTESTGVAVHVGKIFTCAGDPIADGTILIKDGKIEAVGPRKEIEVPEGYEVVDHSDQFAMPGLVEAHSHVGGSGDLNEMVYQTNPELRNWDQIIPHNDQLKVAIAGGVTTICYIPGSGTNMGGFGVLMKSGPGKPEDVIIRAPGVLKIAQAGNPERRGGETGSGRMGMNYVIRQQLLEGKYYVRQYDAFLKGKAKEPEFNLRLENFKPLFHREIPVVVHTQQYQVIQSTIRMLHDEMNLKVVIDHGTFDAYKIGDELAKRDIPVMAGPRSFQLDRDRGQIVGVVNEYEKRGVKVLGVNTDAPVIPQEELFFQATMAVRFGWSEERAIRGVTIEAAKALMIDDRVGSLEPGKDADIVISTGSILDPRNYVKQVFIDGKSVYDTSKDRRRF from the coding sequence GTGATTCCAAACTACCTCAAGAAAATTCTGACTGCTTCATTGCTGTGCTTGGCCACGGTGTCGCTGGCGGTGGCTGATGATTCGGACGGCAAAGATGCTGACACCGAATCAACCGGCGTCGCGGTTCACGTTGGAAAAATCTTCACGTGTGCGGGCGATCCGATCGCTGATGGCACGATCCTGATCAAGGACGGCAAAATCGAAGCCGTTGGCCCGCGGAAAGAAATCGAAGTCCCCGAAGGCTACGAAGTCGTCGATCACTCCGACCAGTTCGCGATGCCTGGTTTGGTGGAAGCTCACAGCCACGTCGGCGGTTCGGGTGACCTTAATGAAATGGTTTACCAGACGAACCCCGAGCTACGAAACTGGGACCAAATCATTCCTCACAACGATCAGCTAAAGGTCGCGATTGCGGGTGGCGTCACCACGATCTGCTACATCCCTGGCAGCGGAACCAACATGGGCGGCTTCGGCGTGCTGATGAAAAGCGGCCCCGGAAAACCGGAAGACGTCATCATTCGTGCTCCTGGCGTTTTAAAGATCGCTCAAGCCGGTAACCCGGAGCGACGTGGCGGCGAAACGGGGTCTGGCCGAATGGGTATGAACTACGTTATTCGCCAACAACTGCTGGAAGGAAAATATTACGTTCGTCAGTACGACGCGTTCCTTAAAGGCAAAGCCAAAGAGCCAGAATTCAATTTGCGTTTGGAGAACTTCAAACCGTTGTTCCATCGCGAGATTCCGGTGGTCGTTCACACGCAGCAGTACCAGGTGATTCAATCGACCATTCGCATGTTGCATGACGAAATGAATCTGAAAGTCGTCATCGACCACGGCACGTTTGATGCTTACAAGATCGGTGACGAACTGGCCAAACGTGACATCCCTGTGATGGCTGGCCCGCGTTCGTTTCAGCTTGATCGCGACCGTGGTCAAATCGTTGGCGTTGTGAACGAATACGAAAAACGTGGCGTGAAAGTGCTTGGCGTGAACACCGACGCACCGGTCATTCCGCAAGAAGAGCTTTTCTTCCAGGCGACGATGGCAGTTCGGTTTGGCTGGAGCGAAGAACGAGCCATTCGTGGAGTCACCATCGAGGCAGCGAAGGCTCTGATGATCGACGATCGAGTCGGTTCGCTCGAGCCCGGCAAAGACGCTGACATCGTGATCAGCACCGGTTCGATTCTTGATCCTCGCAACTATGTGAAGCAGGTTTTCATCGACGGGAAAAGCGTTTACGACACTTCGAAAGATCGACGACGGTTTTAA
- a CDS encoding amidohydrolase family protein — protein sequence MKSINNIFSASACALTAFAVMAVTSVTAHAQSVAYTGATIETLGESGRLENATIVVSGGKITDVGTDVEIPDDARLVSMSGKTIMPGIVDPYHVYKSTSANTTRTVVFRGRTINVAGGGPFSAGAFIRVGEYFDPYNLNFNAAKRTGITTANLVTDGRGLSAFANLTEEANADMLFEPKGLMFAKVTNSTSALDVIRKPLEPSKKKPTKKDSTATDDKEKKLTPAEEVKKLWEAVQKGESPLFVNVNNEAAVAYVLQFVKKQEKLKLVLVATGPNLYQSLKQIKDNKNVTVVLQPGIDRVPFSADLMNVSQMLAEEEIPFCISMSLSKSQLSASQDDPMFPVAMLVKTGLDRDVALKSITMKPAELLGLEKTHGSLEKKKHANFLVFDGDPLKTGSRLQQVFLNGDKIHEN from the coding sequence ATGAAATCAATCAACAACATTTTTTCCGCTTCGGCATGTGCGTTGACCGCCTTCGCAGTCATGGCTGTCACCAGTGTTACAGCTCATGCTCAAAGCGTCGCTTACACCGGTGCCACGATCGAAACGCTGGGCGAATCCGGACGTCTTGAGAACGCAACGATCGTCGTATCGGGTGGCAAGATCACAGATGTCGGTACCGATGTTGAAATCCCGGACGATGCCAGGCTGGTCAGCATGTCGGGCAAAACGATCATGCCCGGAATCGTTGATCCCTATCACGTTTACAAAAGCACTTCCGCCAACACCACACGCACTGTGGTCTTTCGCGGTCGCACAATCAACGTCGCTGGCGGCGGGCCATTCTCTGCGGGTGCTTTCATTCGAGTGGGAGAGTACTTCGACCCCTACAATCTGAATTTCAATGCCGCAAAACGCACTGGAATCACAACCGCGAACCTGGTCACTGACGGCCGCGGCCTGTCCGCATTCGCAAACCTGACCGAGGAAGCCAACGCTGACATGCTGTTCGAACCGAAGGGGTTGATGTTCGCGAAGGTCACCAATTCAACGTCGGCGTTGGATGTGATTCGAAAACCGCTCGAACCGTCGAAGAAGAAACCGACAAAGAAAGATTCAACGGCCACTGATGACAAAGAAAAAAAGCTGACTCCCGCGGAAGAGGTCAAGAAGCTTTGGGAGGCTGTTCAAAAAGGCGAATCACCGCTGTTCGTCAACGTGAATAACGAAGCCGCCGTCGCTTATGTGCTTCAATTCGTTAAGAAGCAGGAGAAACTGAAACTGGTTCTCGTTGCCACCGGCCCCAACCTTTATCAGTCACTGAAGCAAATCAAGGACAACAAGAACGTGACCGTCGTTTTGCAACCTGGCATTGATCGCGTCCCTTTTTCGGCAGACCTGATGAACGTTTCTCAGATGCTGGCAGAAGAAGAAATTCCGTTCTGCATCTCGATGTCGTTGAGCAAATCTCAACTGTCCGCCAGCCAGGACGATCCCATGTTTCCTGTGGCGATGTTGGTAAAAACCGGCCTTGATCGGGACGTCGCGCTCAAGAGCATTACAATGAAACCTGCAGAACTGTTGGGACTTGAGAAGACTCACGGTTCACTGGAAAAAAAGAAACACGCCAACTTCCTTGTCTTTGACGGCGATCCGCTGAAAACAGGCAGCCGTCTACAGCAAGTCTTTTTGAATGGAGACAAGATCCATGAAAACTAG
- a CDS encoding amidohydrolase family protein codes for MKTSANNSNTSPKRSFGGVGFLPAGVQFKGQRPMLPLFRLALTLALLTLVCLPLQAEEKSDEKDQKEKPEVVAIVGGDIHTVTGPVVRKGTILVEDGKIKEIGQSVKVPEDAKVIDAAGKTVTPGFVAISMSRVGVGQTPSGKEKLVDGLNPFDRNLKYALGVGITSGCIELSSGGGRRGRRAEGAPVEMYPGLEEPIEEYVTEAMMDFGDLNTSLCPCCGLPILPTEPITSQPPAAPKPRKMAALKLSFSDLDSMLMSEDVFYSVSPGALNGALAKHNFRKNLQLAREAIEAEKKAGSEKKATDSKSKSASAAKSTDAKKQSSADSKSGSAKKTDSKKPAKKKLKPDPNLIKLLKGEVAMLVRANTVDEINDMVDLSMEQGYDLVIQGGIEAWVLADKLGAAGVGVIYTPRSRRRARKGREDETGSFVESPGIFQEKGIPFAVATLSSSISMGGLGGRDLTSLPLEAAFAVRGGADESTALKAMTITPARMLGLDDRIGSLEKGKDADILILNGSPLDYRTYVEQAIVAGKVAYDRHEDKVYPLHDHQ; via the coding sequence ATGAAAACTAGTGCCAATAATTCAAATACCAGCCCGAAACGCAGCTTTGGCGGCGTAGGCTTCCTGCCTGCGGGCGTGCAGTTCAAAGGGCAGAGGCCTATGCTACCGCTGTTTCGTTTGGCCCTCACGTTGGCCCTGCTGACTCTTGTTTGCCTGCCGCTTCAGGCCGAAGAAAAGTCGGACGAAAAAGACCAAAAGGAAAAGCCCGAAGTCGTCGCGATCGTCGGCGGCGATATCCACACCGTGACCGGTCCTGTCGTTCGCAAAGGCACGATCCTGGTCGAAGACGGAAAGATCAAGGAAATCGGCCAATCAGTCAAAGTTCCGGAAGACGCCAAAGTCATCGATGCCGCCGGCAAGACGGTCACTCCCGGTTTCGTCGCGATCAGCATGAGCCGTGTTGGCGTTGGGCAAACACCTTCTGGAAAAGAGAAACTTGTCGACGGACTCAACCCGTTTGATCGCAATCTGAAATACGCACTGGGCGTTGGAATTACATCCGGCTGCATTGAACTTTCCTCCGGCGGAGGACGTCGCGGCCGTCGAGCCGAAGGCGCTCCTGTCGAGATGTATCCTGGCCTGGAGGAACCGATCGAAGAATACGTCACCGAAGCCATGATGGACTTTGGCGACCTGAATACTTCGCTGTGTCCCTGCTGTGGCCTCCCCATTTTGCCAACTGAACCGATCACGTCACAGCCACCGGCGGCGCCCAAGCCACGAAAAATGGCGGCGTTGAAACTGAGCTTCAGCGATCTCGATTCGATGTTGATGAGCGAAGATGTTTTTTACAGCGTCTCGCCTGGAGCACTCAACGGGGCTTTGGCCAAGCATAATTTCCGCAAGAATCTGCAACTTGCTCGCGAAGCCATCGAAGCAGAAAAGAAAGCGGGCTCTGAAAAGAAGGCCACTGATTCCAAATCGAAGTCGGCCTCGGCTGCGAAGTCTACCGACGCCAAAAAACAGTCTTCTGCCGACTCCAAATCCGGGTCAGCGAAGAAAACAGACTCAAAAAAGCCAGCCAAGAAAAAACTTAAACCGGATCCGAATCTGATCAAGCTACTTAAAGGCGAAGTCGCGATGTTGGTTCGAGCCAACACTGTCGACGAGATCAACGATATGGTCGACCTTTCAATGGAGCAAGGTTACGACCTCGTGATTCAAGGCGGAATCGAAGCTTGGGTTTTGGCTGACAAGCTTGGAGCCGCTGGCGTTGGAGTCATCTACACGCCGCGTTCTCGTCGTCGTGCTCGCAAAGGTCGTGAAGACGAAACTGGTAGCTTTGTCGAATCGCCTGGTATTTTTCAGGAGAAGGGAATTCCTTTCGCCGTTGCCACTCTCAGCAGCTCGATCAGCATGGGCGGTTTGGGCGGACGCGATCTGACCAGCCTTCCGCTGGAAGCCGCATTCGCTGTTCGTGGCGGTGCTGATGAAAGTACGGCGCTGAAGGCGATGACGATTACTCCGGCTCGCATGCTGGGGCTCGATGATCGCATTGGTTCGTTGGAAAAAGGCAAAGACGCGGACATTCTGATCCTCAACGGTTCGCCGCTGGACTACCGCACCTACGTCGAACAGGCCATCGTCGCCGGCAAGGTTGCCTACGATCGGCATGAAGACAAGGTCTATCCGCTGCACGATCATCAGTAG
- a CDS encoding Gfo/Idh/MocA family protein: protein MSQKMNRRHLLKSALAAMPVAAMLPGFHVGGSVRNRDTLRLAAVGIGGRGMADLNAMSSHKGFELNAVCDVDKTFFANGKKFNENVACFQDYRTMFDEKSDDFDAVLVATPDHMHSPITKMAIEAGKHVYLQKPLAQDIGECRLLADTAEAHPELVTQMGIQIHSHPAYRTAVKWIQSGLIGTVNEVHSWSGKGWGGEVTGTDPSDAPEHLDWDLYCGVSEKLAYVEGYYHRNNWRKWLAFGTGTQGDMGCHIVDPVFTALKLKRPTKVKSLGPKPFEKNFALISHVEYEFKGTDYTTDALKLSWYNGSMRPTKLEHLPDGVELPHQGSVFIGDKGSLILPHIAAPIVFDSEGNVVEKLPESVAAANHFHDWIDAALGEKEKATAHFQYAGPLTEAVLMGTVVNRWPNREFNWNADECRFSGDGTEVAEANALLRPAYRTGW from the coding sequence ATGAGCCAAAAAATGAATCGTCGTCACTTGCTGAAGTCTGCTTTGGCCGCCATGCCCGTCGCAGCGATGCTACCCGGCTTCCATGTGGGCGGCTCTGTTCGCAATCGGGACACACTGCGATTGGCCGCCGTTGGAATCGGTGGACGCGGGATGGCTGACCTGAATGCGATGAGTTCGCACAAAGGCTTTGAGCTGAACGCAGTTTGCGACGTCGACAAAACCTTCTTTGCCAACGGCAAGAAATTCAATGAAAACGTCGCGTGCTTTCAGGACTATCGCACGATGTTCGATGAAAAATCCGACGATTTCGATGCGGTTTTGGTCGCGACTCCGGATCATATGCATTCTCCGATTACGAAAATGGCGATTGAAGCTGGCAAGCATGTGTACCTGCAGAAGCCACTGGCCCAGGACATTGGCGAATGCCGTTTGTTGGCCGACACCGCTGAGGCTCACCCGGAGCTGGTGACGCAGATGGGAATCCAGATTCACTCGCACCCCGCTTATCGCACCGCTGTGAAATGGATTCAATCTGGATTGATCGGCACCGTCAACGAAGTACATAGCTGGTCCGGCAAGGGCTGGGGCGGTGAAGTAACAGGAACCGATCCTTCGGACGCGCCCGAGCATCTTGATTGGGATTTGTACTGTGGCGTCTCGGAAAAACTGGCTTACGTCGAGGGCTACTACCATCGCAACAATTGGCGAAAGTGGCTGGCGTTCGGGACGGGTACGCAGGGCGATATGGGTTGCCACATTGTTGACCCGGTTTTCACGGCACTGAAATTGAAGCGTCCGACAAAAGTAAAATCGCTGGGCCCCAAACCGTTTGAGAAAAACTTCGCTCTGATCAGTCATGTCGAGTACGAGTTCAAAGGTACGGACTACACGACCGACGCATTGAAGCTTTCCTGGTACAACGGATCGATGCGGCCAACGAAGCTGGAACACTTGCCGGATGGAGTCGAGTTGCCTCATCAGGGATCAGTTTTCATCGGCGACAAGGGCAGCCTGATTTTGCCGCACATCGCTGCTCCGATTGTGTTCGATAGCGAGGGCAATGTTGTAGAGAAATTACCTGAATCGGTAGCTGCTGCAAACCATTTTCACGACTGGATCGATGCGGCATTGGGCGAGAAAGAGAAAGCGACGGCTCATTTTCAATACGCCGGACCGTTGACCGAAGCAGTGCTGATGGGAACGGTTGTCAATCGTTGGCCAAACCGCGAGTTCAATTGGAACGCTGACGAGTGCCGTTTCTCCGGTGATGGAACCGAAGTCGCAGAAGCGAATGCTCTGTTGCGACCAGCATATCGAACTGGTTGGTAG